A portion of the Edaphobacter lichenicola genome contains these proteins:
- a CDS encoding NUDIX domain-containing protein, translating into MRKRRTARVMLFDETGAILLIRFVVPRDDGEFVFWALPGGEIEGGETEIEAAAREVKEELGLELMVTGPVYCDSNQFLHQGEMRDNVDFLFKAKCARDAPQLIGVTADEREIMKEIRWWSEREIEVSQERIFPVNLAERMREQSG; encoded by the coding sequence GTGCGGAAGCGGCGGACGGCGCGGGTGATGCTGTTCGATGAGACGGGCGCGATTTTGCTGATTCGTTTTGTGGTGCCGCGAGACGATGGCGAGTTTGTATTTTGGGCTTTGCCGGGTGGGGAGATTGAGGGTGGAGAGACAGAGATTGAGGCTGCCGCGCGTGAGGTGAAGGAGGAGCTTGGGCTGGAGTTGATGGTGACCGGGCCGGTCTATTGCGACAGCAACCAGTTTTTGCATCAGGGGGAGATGCGGGACAATGTTGATTTTCTCTTCAAGGCGAAGTGTGCGCGTGATGCTCCTCAACTGATAGGAGTTACGGCCGATGAGAGGGAGATCATGAAGGAGATTCGTTGGTGGAGCGAGAGGGAGATCGAGGTGTCGCAGGAGAGGATCTTTCCCGTGAACCTGGCTGAGCGCATGCGAGAGCAGAGTGGCTGA
- the recO gene encoding DNA repair protein RecO — protein MIERHGEAIVLRVWPFQEADLLVSLFTREQGRIKGVARHAMRSRRRFGGALEPMTYVKASYAERPKQELMRLDAFEILSSPLSRPIDYARTAALQLVAEVVEEALPEQAPEDAVFRLVLAVLEEMQVGRVWLPVTYFALWMNRLMGWMPELGHCVVCGLDLRGGTVWYSATSDGVTCGDDRRPGSVALSAASVGEAVRIFRGSIGELAKEEWPKARAADLRRFAVEMLERHLERRLVSARALGRV, from the coding sequence ATGATTGAGCGTCATGGTGAGGCGATTGTGTTGCGGGTGTGGCCGTTCCAGGAGGCGGACCTGCTGGTGAGCCTGTTTACGCGTGAGCAGGGACGCATCAAGGGAGTGGCTCGTCATGCGATGCGGTCGCGGCGCCGGTTTGGCGGGGCGCTGGAGCCGATGACTTATGTGAAGGCAAGTTATGCGGAGCGGCCGAAGCAGGAGCTGATGCGGCTGGATGCGTTCGAGATTTTGAGCTCGCCGCTGTCGCGGCCGATTGATTATGCGCGGACTGCGGCGCTGCAGTTGGTGGCGGAGGTGGTGGAGGAGGCGCTGCCGGAGCAGGCTCCGGAGGATGCTGTGTTTCGGCTGGTGTTGGCGGTGCTTGAGGAGATGCAGGTGGGACGGGTGTGGTTGCCGGTGACGTATTTTGCGCTGTGGATGAATCGACTAATGGGATGGATGCCGGAGTTGGGACACTGTGTAGTGTGCGGGCTGGATCTGCGCGGGGGGACGGTGTGGTATTCGGCGACGAGCGATGGAGTGACGTGTGGGGATGATCGGAGGCCGGGGAGTGTGGCGCTGTCGGCTGCGTCGGTGGGGGAGGCGGTGAGGATCTTTCGCGGGAGCATAGGGGAGTTGGCGAAAGAGGAGTGGCCGAAGGCGCGGGCGGCGGATCTGCGGAGGTTTGCCGTGGAGATGCTGGAGCGGCATTTGGAGCGGCGGCTGGTGAGTGCGCGGGCTTTGGGGAGAGTCTGA
- a CDS encoding glycine--tRNA ligase subunit alpha has product MTGSVSGVQEKKKALTFQELLFTLQRFWADRGCVLQQPYDVEVGAGTMSPDTFLRVLGPKPVRIAYAQPSRRPADGRYGENPNRLFRHTQLQVILKPPPVRIQEMYLESLVAIGIDLREHDIKFEEDNWEWPVGGAWGVGWQVMLDGLEITQFTYFQQCGGMDLDPICGEITYGLERIAGFLQDVDSIYDIVWAVEPDTGREVTYGEMRLAEEEQFSAYSFDYADVSKLWEHLNLYEAECLGLLSQVKDFGVMDELKLKRFPVMGAYELALKCSHLFNLLDARGAISVTERVGVMARIRTLVVGVAKAYAAQGERVSELASQQVSGMVG; this is encoded by the coding sequence ATGACTGGATCGGTTTCTGGGGTGCAAGAGAAGAAAAAGGCGCTGACGTTTCAGGAGCTATTGTTTACGCTGCAGCGGTTTTGGGCGGACCGTGGGTGCGTGTTGCAGCAGCCTTACGATGTTGAGGTTGGAGCGGGGACGATGTCTCCCGATACTTTTTTGCGGGTGCTGGGGCCGAAGCCGGTGAGGATCGCTTATGCGCAGCCTTCGCGCAGGCCCGCAGATGGACGATATGGAGAGAATCCGAATCGGCTGTTTCGGCATACGCAACTGCAGGTGATTTTGAAGCCACCACCGGTGAGGATTCAGGAGATGTATCTTGAGTCGCTTGTGGCGATCGGGATCGATCTTCGTGAGCACGACATCAAGTTCGAAGAGGATAACTGGGAGTGGCCGGTGGGCGGCGCGTGGGGCGTCGGCTGGCAGGTGATGTTGGATGGTCTGGAGATTACGCAGTTCACTTACTTTCAGCAGTGCGGGGGCATGGATCTCGACCCGATCTGCGGAGAGATTACGTATGGGCTGGAGCGGATCGCTGGATTTTTGCAGGATGTGGATTCGATCTATGACATTGTGTGGGCGGTTGAGCCGGATACTGGGCGCGAAGTTACTTATGGCGAGATGCGGCTGGCAGAAGAGGAACAGTTTTCGGCTTACAGCTTCGACTACGCCGATGTTTCGAAGCTCTGGGAGCATTTGAATCTGTATGAGGCGGAGTGCCTGGGGCTGCTGTCGCAGGTGAAGGATTTTGGAGTGATGGATGAGCTGAAGTTGAAGCGGTTTCCGGTGATGGGGGCGTATGAACTGGCGTTGAAGTGCTCGCATCTGTTCAATCTGCTGGATGCTCGTGGAGCGATCTCGGTGACGGAGCGAGTTGGCGTGATGGCGCGGATTCGGACGCTGGTGGTGGGAGTGGCGAAGGCGTATGCGGCGCAGGGTGAACGGGTCAGTGAGTTGGCGAGTCAGCAAGTCAGTGGGATGGTGGGATAG
- a CDS encoding inositol monophosphatase family protein, protein MGMVKKFDFAHVAEGIARQAGALLRGFYTKGVATEYKGDVDLVTEADRASEKLIVEKLKAAFPSHGVYGEEGTRSGLDSEYRWYVDPLDGTTNFAHGFPAFCVVLGLEKRAAGLAADQDGEMVAGVIYDPLRDEMFSAERGKGAWLNQRKIAVSKIATIQESLTATGFPSKKRHESPNVHFYNEITLRSHGVRRAGSAGLDMAYVACGRLDGFWEFNLNPWDTSAGYLLVEEAGGAVTHFDGGKFTLDSREVLATNGLIKDEMVHIFTEMFAGRQMDAIPSPAEFAARRMAAK, encoded by the coding sequence ATGGGGATGGTGAAGAAGTTTGATTTTGCGCATGTGGCTGAAGGGATTGCACGGCAGGCTGGGGCGTTGCTGCGTGGCTTTTATACGAAGGGTGTGGCCACCGAGTATAAGGGTGACGTCGATCTGGTGACGGAAGCCGATCGCGCGAGTGAGAAGTTGATTGTGGAGAAGTTGAAGGCTGCGTTTCCTTCGCATGGGGTGTATGGCGAAGAGGGGACGCGGAGTGGGTTGGATAGTGAGTATCGGTGGTATGTCGATCCGCTGGATGGGACGACGAACTTTGCGCATGGGTTTCCTGCGTTTTGTGTGGTGCTGGGATTAGAGAAGCGCGCGGCTGGGTTGGCTGCGGATCAAGATGGAGAGATGGTTGCGGGGGTGATCTACGATCCGCTGCGAGATGAGATGTTTTCGGCCGAGCGTGGCAAGGGGGCTTGGCTGAATCAGCGAAAGATCGCGGTGTCGAAGATTGCGACGATTCAGGAGTCACTGACGGCTACGGGGTTTCCGAGCAAGAAGCGGCATGAGAGCCCGAATGTGCATTTTTACAATGAGATTACGCTGCGGTCGCATGGGGTGAGGCGGGCAGGAAGCGCGGGACTGGACATGGCGTATGTGGCGTGCGGACGGCTCGATGGGTTCTGGGAGTTCAATCTGAATCCGTGGGATACGTCGGCGGGGTATCTGCTGGTGGAGGAGGCTGGTGGTGCGGTGACTCACTTCGACGGTGGGAAGTTTACGCTGGACAGTCGCGAGGTGTTGGCTACCAACGGTCTGATCAAGGACGAGATGGTGCATATCTTTACGGAGATGTTTGCGGGACGACAGATGGATGCGATTCCTTCGCCAGCGGAGTTTGCGGCGAGACGGATGGCGGCGAAGTAG
- the opgC gene encoding OpgC domain-containing protein: MKLTYPTLRRRPELDALRGLFLVWMTFAHMPTHFSDLVNQPFGFVSSAEGFVFLSAMLVSQVYLRDALEDVPGVIVKLWRRTLKIYGYHLLMLAFAFTIAAVFATETHRPAIYNLINFYLVHPKTAILGGVLLIYCPPLLDILPMYVLFLFLTPIALAVGVRYGWRWVLGGSAALWIAAQFGLRELVHAWVVRVTHLAIPLQETGAFNLFAWQAVWIAGLWLGAKSAQDEMPLKRVPGYVVAGCGAVCVFFLGVRHHWLGSVLTQESLGISLDKWQIGPMRVVNLAAVLIVCYSMRRYLVRLISIEPFLTLGKASLQVFCAHVFFVFVGLTLLYEDAPQLHGARAYGILSLTFAGLMLVAMREARVRREVKAAAAAAKSAAAQSETAVAESAS; this comes from the coding sequence GTGAAGCTGACTTATCCAACGTTGCGGAGGCGGCCGGAGCTGGATGCGCTGCGAGGGTTGTTCCTCGTGTGGATGACGTTTGCGCATATGCCGACGCATTTTAGCGACCTGGTGAATCAACCGTTTGGGTTTGTGTCTTCTGCGGAAGGATTTGTGTTTCTGTCGGCGATGCTGGTGAGCCAGGTGTATTTGCGAGATGCGTTGGAGGACGTGCCTGGTGTGATTGTGAAGTTGTGGCGGCGGACGCTGAAGATCTACGGCTACCACCTGTTAATGCTGGCGTTTGCTTTTACTATTGCTGCGGTGTTTGCAACGGAGACGCATCGGCCAGCGATCTATAACCTGATCAACTTTTATCTGGTGCATCCGAAGACGGCAATCCTTGGTGGAGTGTTGCTGATTTATTGTCCGCCGTTGCTGGATATTCTGCCGATGTATGTATTGTTTCTATTTTTGACGCCGATTGCGCTGGCCGTGGGCGTGCGCTATGGCTGGCGATGGGTTTTGGGTGGGAGTGCGGCGCTGTGGATTGCGGCCCAGTTCGGGCTGAGAGAGCTGGTGCATGCGTGGGTCGTACGGGTGACACATCTCGCGATTCCATTGCAGGAGACGGGGGCGTTCAATCTGTTTGCATGGCAGGCGGTATGGATCGCGGGGCTATGGCTGGGAGCGAAGAGTGCCCAGGATGAGATGCCGTTGAAGCGGGTTCCGGGATATGTCGTGGCTGGGTGCGGCGCCGTTTGTGTGTTCTTCCTGGGGGTACGGCATCACTGGCTGGGGAGTGTGTTGACGCAGGAGTCCTTGGGAATCAGTCTGGATAAGTGGCAGATCGGGCCGATGCGGGTCGTGAATCTGGCGGCGGTTTTGATCGTCTGTTACTCGATGCGACGATATCTGGTTCGGTTGATCTCGATTGAGCCGTTTTTGACGCTGGGGAAGGCATCGCTGCAGGTCTTCTGTGCGCATGTGTTCTTTGTTTTTGTGGGGTTGACGCTGCTGTATGAGGATGCTCCGCAGCTGCATGGCGCGCGGGCTTATGGGATTCTCTCGCTTACGTTTGCGGGACTAATGCTGGTGGCGATGCGGGAGGCAAGGGTTCGCAGGGAGGTAAAAGCCGCTGCGGCGGCCGCGAAGAGTGCTGCGGCGCAGAGTGAAACGGCGGTGGCTGAGAGCGCTAGTTGA
- a CDS encoding GNAT family N-acetyltransferase, giving the protein MALSLVIEPPSQAFSSNFNHKATTSFFPHPVSTPPVTPPQPRSTPLRSELKTNTMGTRRAELQDAHAIHQLIKSFCHDGTLLARSYAEICANIRTFTVVETETHQFLGCAALHIYGQHLAEIRSIAVRPETKGHGAGGLLVQAILSRAEAEGIQCVCLFTRIPTFFEHFHFHVAERLTFRDKVLKDCIHCARRNACDEIAMAIGELPEPCDLPKNLFRTQYHSDLVQLQL; this is encoded by the coding sequence ATGGCATTGTCCCTCGTAATAGAACCTCCTTCCCAAGCCTTCTCGTCCAACTTCAACCACAAAGCGACGACATCCTTCTTTCCTCATCCTGTCAGCACCCCGCCTGTAACTCCGCCGCAACCTCGCTCCACCCCCCTCCGCTCCGAGCTCAAAACAAATACCATGGGTACTCGTAGAGCGGAGCTGCAGGATGCCCACGCCATCCATCAGCTGATCAAGAGTTTTTGCCACGACGGCACTCTCCTCGCCCGCTCCTACGCCGAGATCTGCGCGAACATCCGCACCTTCACCGTCGTGGAGACCGAAACTCACCAGTTTCTCGGCTGCGCGGCCCTGCACATCTACGGTCAGCATCTCGCCGAGATTCGTTCCATCGCCGTCCGCCCGGAGACCAAAGGCCACGGTGCAGGAGGTCTCCTCGTCCAGGCCATCCTCAGTCGGGCCGAAGCCGAAGGCATCCAATGTGTCTGCCTCTTCACCCGCATCCCAACCTTCTTCGAACACTTCCACTTCCACGTCGCCGAGCGCCTCACCTTCCGCGACAAGGTTCTGAAGGACTGCATTCACTGCGCCCGTCGCAACGCCTGCGACGAAATCGCGATGGCCATCGGCGAACTTCCCGAGCCCTGCGATCTGCCGAAAAACCTCTTTCGAACGCAGTACCACTCAGACCTTGTACAACTTCAGCTCTGA
- a CDS encoding DUF4242 domain-containing protein: MPKFLIERDIPGAGNYTPQQLTAISESSCRSLRGIDTEVQWLTSFVTADKIYCIYIAPDEEVIRRHAFEGGFPANVITQIHSVVDPNYADA; the protein is encoded by the coding sequence ATGCCGAAATTTCTGATCGAACGTGACATCCCCGGCGCTGGTAACTACACACCCCAGCAACTCACCGCCATCTCCGAAAGCTCATGCCGCTCCCTCCGAGGTATCGATACCGAAGTTCAGTGGCTGACCTCTTTCGTCACCGCCGACAAGATCTACTGCATCTACATCGCGCCCGACGAAGAGGTCATCCGTCGCCACGCCTTTGAAGGCGGCTTCCCCGCCAACGTAATCACCCAAATCCACTCCGTAGTCGATCCCAACTACGCCGACGCCTGA
- the glyS gene encoding glycine--tRNA ligase subunit beta: MADFLFEIGLEEVPARMIAGAQAELEQRVVKMLERERLVRSGAVTKSFATPRRLAVWVEGVAERQEDVAEELTGPSVKVAYKDGVATPAAVAFAKKAGVDVADLKTVTNAKGEYLAATSVKVGRPAAEVIAAEMPKELAGIYWAKNMYWRAGRPERFVRPVRWLVALLGTDVVPVEFGGYVADKVTYGHRVLFGDAAISLNAPGDYEEALRKGFVVAEVEVRRQRIRKALDHVTRTVPGLRWREDHALVDKLTQLTEWPSVLLGGFEKEYLALPEEVLVTVMRDHQNYFAVEDKDGKLAPHFLAVLNTEADEAGMAVIRHGNERVLRARFNDARFFWEFDQRVPLMDRVALLENVTFQKDLGSYFAKTERVRKVASGLAGLVAARGVAVDAVALDDAALLAKTDLTAELVKEFTELQGVVGGLYARAQGFPAKVGEAIYDQYKPSSMEDGVPRTVEGALLAIADKVDTIAGMFGLGLEPTGSKDPFALRRAANGIVKILAETESALPLSFDEVASMGAQDPAVAGKVRAFFAERLEFYLREVRAQAYDVVKAVLAAGSSDVRDAVGRADAVTVVRGASAGDAGDFVAVSSAFKRMKNILAQAKEKGIAAAAHVDGGLLTEPTEKALAERSAELAGRVSTLRAEKNYKVALEQIAALRPQVDAFFEAVMVMAPDEAVRANRLALLEKVLGDFSGIADFSEIVVAG, from the coding sequence ATGGCGGATTTTCTGTTTGAGATTGGGTTGGAAGAGGTTCCGGCGCGGATGATCGCAGGCGCGCAGGCGGAGCTGGAACAGCGTGTTGTGAAGATGTTGGAGCGCGAGCGGCTGGTGAGGTCGGGTGCGGTGACGAAGAGCTTTGCGACGCCGCGTCGGCTGGCGGTTTGGGTGGAGGGAGTTGCGGAGCGTCAAGAGGATGTGGCCGAAGAGCTGACGGGGCCGTCGGTGAAGGTGGCTTACAAGGATGGTGTGGCGACTCCCGCTGCAGTGGCGTTTGCGAAGAAGGCCGGGGTGGATGTTGCTGACTTGAAGACCGTGACCAATGCCAAGGGTGAGTATCTGGCGGCGACTTCGGTGAAGGTGGGGCGGCCTGCAGCGGAGGTGATTGCTGCGGAGATGCCGAAGGAGTTGGCGGGGATCTACTGGGCTAAGAATATGTACTGGCGTGCGGGGCGGCCGGAGCGGTTTGTGAGGCCGGTGCGTTGGCTGGTGGCTTTGCTGGGAACGGATGTTGTGCCGGTGGAGTTTGGTGGATATGTAGCGGATAAGGTTACGTATGGGCATCGGGTGCTTTTTGGAGATGCGGCGATTTCGCTCAACGCTCCGGGTGACTATGAGGAGGCGCTGCGGAAGGGATTTGTGGTCGCAGAAGTTGAGGTGCGGCGGCAGAGGATTCGGAAGGCGCTGGATCATGTGACGAGGACCGTGCCGGGGCTGCGTTGGCGTGAGGATCATGCGCTGGTGGATAAGCTGACGCAGTTGACGGAGTGGCCTTCGGTGCTGCTGGGTGGATTTGAGAAGGAGTATCTCGCGCTGCCGGAAGAGGTGCTGGTGACGGTGATGCGGGATCATCAGAACTACTTTGCGGTTGAGGATAAGGATGGGAAGTTGGCTCCGCATTTTCTGGCGGTGTTGAATACCGAGGCTGATGAGGCTGGAATGGCGGTGATTCGGCACGGCAATGAACGAGTGCTGCGAGCGCGGTTCAATGATGCGAGGTTCTTCTGGGAGTTCGACCAGAGAGTGCCGCTGATGGATAGGGTGGCGCTGCTGGAAAATGTGACGTTTCAGAAGGATTTGGGAAGCTACTTCGCGAAGACGGAGCGGGTGCGGAAGGTGGCCTCGGGTCTTGCCGGGCTGGTTGCTGCGCGTGGGGTTGCGGTGGATGCGGTTGCTCTGGATGACGCGGCCTTGTTGGCGAAGACGGACCTTACTGCCGAGCTGGTGAAGGAGTTTACGGAACTGCAAGGTGTTGTGGGTGGTCTGTATGCGCGGGCGCAGGGCTTTCCGGCTAAGGTTGGCGAGGCAATCTATGACCAGTACAAGCCGTCGTCGATGGAAGATGGGGTGCCTCGGACGGTCGAAGGTGCGCTGCTTGCGATTGCGGATAAGGTGGATACGATTGCAGGGATGTTCGGGTTGGGGTTGGAGCCGACTGGTTCGAAGGATCCGTTTGCATTGCGTAGAGCGGCGAATGGGATTGTGAAGATTCTGGCCGAGACGGAGAGTGCGCTGCCGCTTTCGTTCGATGAAGTGGCGTCGATGGGGGCTCAGGACCCGGCTGTGGCTGGCAAGGTGCGCGCTTTCTTTGCGGAGCGGCTGGAGTTTTACCTGCGTGAGGTGCGGGCGCAGGCTTACGACGTGGTGAAGGCTGTGTTGGCGGCGGGTTCGAGCGATGTGCGTGACGCGGTTGGGCGTGCGGATGCGGTGACGGTGGTTCGTGGTGCTTCCGCTGGAGATGCTGGTGATTTTGTTGCGGTGTCGTCGGCGTTCAAGCGGATGAAGAATATTTTGGCGCAGGCGAAGGAGAAGGGGATTGCTGCGGCAGCTCATGTTGATGGTGGGTTGTTGACGGAGCCTACGGAGAAGGCTTTGGCGGAGCGGTCGGCGGAGTTGGCGGGGCGGGTTTCGACGTTGAGGGCGGAGAAGAACTATAAGGTGGCGTTGGAGCAGATTGCAGCGCTGCGGCCGCAGGTGGATGCGTTCTTCGAGGCGGTGATGGTGATGGCGCCGGATGAAGCAGTGCGGGCGAATCGGCTGGCTCTGCTCGAAAAAGTGCTGGGTGACTTCTCCGGCATCGCTGACTTTTCGGAGATCGTGGTCGCCGGGTAG
- a CDS encoding 4Fe-4S dicluster domain-containing protein encodes MAYVIAEPCIGTKDSACVDACPVDCIHPKKDENGYSDAQQLFIDPVECIDCGACVPVCPVSAIYAGDDLPEKWAEYQTKNAAHFGR; translated from the coding sequence ATGGCTTATGTGATTGCGGAACCGTGCATCGGGACGAAGGATTCGGCTTGCGTAGATGCCTGCCCGGTGGATTGTATCCATCCGAAGAAGGATGAGAACGGGTATAGCGATGCCCAGCAGTTGTTTATCGATCCGGTCGAGTGCATCGACTGCGGCGCGTGTGTGCCGGTGTGCCCGGTTTCGGCGATCTATGCGGGTGATGATCTGCCGGAGAAGTGGGCAGAGTATCAGACCAAGAATGCGGCTCACTTCGGGCGGTAG
- a CDS encoding winged helix-turn-helix transcriptional regulator, with the protein MGKIAVAATKTVLKTAAKAKATYPAETDPKVEALVREIIARVADKWTMLVLEVLEEHGVVRFTRLGELVGGVSQKMLTKTVRQMERDGLVMRTVHPVIPPRVEYQLTALGSSLGEAFCGVWVWAETHGEEIERARVAFEKNGNPA; encoded by the coding sequence ATGGGGAAGATAGCGGTTGCGGCGACTAAAACGGTTTTGAAGACTGCTGCGAAGGCGAAGGCGACGTATCCGGCAGAGACGGACCCGAAGGTGGAGGCGCTGGTGCGAGAGATCATTGCTCGGGTTGCGGATAAGTGGACCATGCTCGTGCTGGAGGTGCTGGAGGAGCATGGCGTGGTGCGGTTTACGCGGCTTGGGGAGTTGGTGGGCGGGGTGAGCCAGAAGATGCTGACCAAGACGGTGCGACAGATGGAGAGGGATGGTCTGGTGATGCGGACGGTGCATCCGGTGATTCCGCCGAGGGTGGAGTACCAGTTGACGGCGTTGGGTTCGAGCCTGGGGGAGGCTTTTTGTGGGGTCTGGGTCTGGGCAGAGACGCACGGAGAGGAGATCGAGCGGGCGAGGGTGGCTTTTGAGAAGAACGGCAATCCGGCTTGA
- a CDS encoding vWA domain-containing protein has translation MLSSGLGLRVMWITKLVLCLLGLAQGLDGAALVGQDEPPVKTLHVYTDTIQIPVLVLSPQHEAVPPIASERFNISIDGGPKFRARHVRLEGDDPVSLSILFDVSGDESGLMPKVSGAIAGLAPLSLRPQDRVSLYALDCTLVRSLNDVSAEPASLQVGVNAALETWINRVKTDRKSICKQKVHLWDALAIIVRQMSQSRGRRVILAMTSGVDQGSVNNWNRVRLFAEESGVAIFGLRAGYDVFVPNAFQRLDVENALSSLCELTGGLLFSATPKTVAKELEWFTEIVRGRYIVEFPRPLHSASGLHDLLVSVDKSTAFVRSAGVSVPIVDPATLADPTTVLPDPSQTPEVGKRRVITPH, from the coding sequence TTGCTGAGTTCCGGACTCGGTCTTCGGGTGATGTGGATTACGAAACTCGTTCTCTGCTTGCTCGGGTTGGCACAAGGACTCGATGGGGCTGCGCTGGTCGGACAGGATGAGCCGCCTGTGAAGACGCTGCATGTTTATACAGATACGATCCAGATTCCGGTGCTTGTGTTGAGCCCCCAACACGAGGCGGTTCCACCAATTGCTTCAGAGAGGTTCAATATCTCAATCGACGGCGGCCCGAAGTTTCGGGCAAGGCATGTTCGCCTGGAGGGAGACGATCCGGTTTCGCTCTCGATATTGTTCGATGTAAGTGGGGATGAGTCAGGGCTGATGCCCAAGGTGAGCGGCGCGATTGCTGGGCTTGCTCCCCTTTCGTTGCGACCGCAGGATCGGGTGTCGCTGTATGCGTTGGACTGCACGCTTGTTCGATCTTTGAACGACGTTTCGGCTGAACCGGCATCGTTGCAGGTTGGGGTGAACGCGGCGTTGGAGACGTGGATCAACCGAGTCAAGACAGATCGCAAGTCGATATGCAAGCAGAAGGTACACCTTTGGGATGCGTTGGCAATTATTGTCAGACAGATGTCGCAGTCGCGAGGTCGAAGAGTGATTCTGGCGATGACGAGCGGGGTGGACCAAGGGAGCGTAAATAACTGGAACAGGGTTCGCTTGTTTGCCGAGGAGTCAGGAGTAGCGATCTTCGGTTTGCGAGCTGGATATGACGTGTTTGTGCCGAACGCCTTTCAGCGTCTCGACGTTGAGAATGCGCTTAGCTCCTTGTGCGAACTGACGGGCGGCCTTCTATTTTCGGCTACCCCAAAGACTGTGGCGAAGGAGCTGGAGTGGTTCACTGAGATTGTTCGTGGGCGCTATATTGTGGAGTTTCCACGCCCGCTTCACTCGGCGAGTGGACTACACGATCTGCTGGTGTCGGTTGACAAGAGTACTGCGTTCGTTCGATCGGCAGGTGTTTCGGTGCCGATCGTTGATCCGGCCACACTGGCGGATCCGACGACCGTTCTCCCGGACCCATCTCAGACGCCCGAGGTTGGGAAACGTCGCGTCATAACGCCGCATTGA
- a CDS encoding SDR family oxidoreductase has translation MNTTGNTILITGGGSGIGRGLAEAFHKLGNHVIIAGRRKQVLDEAVAANPGMSSAGLDIENAASIRAFATKLIADFPALNVVLHNAGIMRPENLLAQPEDLTDAEAMITTNLLGPIRLTAALLPHLQKQSHAAVITETSGLAFIPLAMAPTYNATKAAIHSYTQSLRYQLKSTNVQVIEIIPPYVQTELMGSSQASDPRAMPLKDFIDETINLFKTQPDATEILVERVKPLRFSEQNGPEKYSAFFKQFNDAMSANH, from the coding sequence ATGAACACCACCGGAAACACAATCCTCATCACCGGCGGCGGCTCCGGCATTGGCCGCGGACTCGCAGAGGCCTTTCACAAACTAGGCAATCACGTCATCATCGCCGGTCGCCGCAAGCAGGTGCTCGATGAGGCCGTAGCCGCCAATCCCGGAATGTCCTCCGCCGGCCTCGACATCGAAAACGCCGCCAGTATCCGCGCCTTCGCAACAAAGCTCATCGCCGACTTCCCCGCCCTCAACGTCGTCCTTCACAACGCCGGCATCATGCGTCCCGAGAACCTCCTCGCGCAGCCCGAAGACCTCACCGACGCAGAGGCCATGATCACCACCAACCTGCTCGGCCCTATTCGTCTTACCGCGGCCCTGCTCCCCCACCTCCAAAAGCAGTCCCACGCCGCCGTCATCACAGAGACCTCCGGTCTTGCCTTCATCCCCTTGGCGATGGCACCGACATACAACGCCACCAAGGCTGCCATACACTCCTACACGCAGTCCCTACGCTACCAACTCAAGTCCACCAACGTGCAAGTCATCGAGATCATCCCACCCTACGTCCAGACCGAGCTCATGGGCAGCTCTCAGGCCAGCGATCCTCGCGCCATGCCTCTCAAAGACTTCATCGACGAGACCATCAACCTCTTCAAAACTCAACCCGACGCCACTGAGATCCTCGTCGAACGCGTCAAACCCCTCCGCTTCTCCGAACAGAATGGCCCCGAGAAATACAGCGCCTTCTTCAAGCAGTTCAACGACGCCATGTCCGCCAACCACTAA